In Aristaeella hokkaidonensis, the following are encoded in one genomic region:
- a CDS encoding ABC transporter ATP-binding protein codes for MSEIKNQDLPLLKVKDLHVYYGAIHAVKGISLEVHEGEIVTLIGANGAGKSTTLNTIAGLLKPRQGSIVLGGVPVDGTGASKMVFKGLSLCPEGRRIFQHMTVRENLEMGAYSRPNEEIESSLEDVFRRFPRLKEREKQIGGTLSGGEQQMLAMARALMSKPKLMMLDEPSMGLAPILVDQIFDIIQELHESGVTILLVEQNAQMALSVADRAYVLETGRIAMSGDASELLQNDDVQKAYLGN; via the coding sequence ATGAGCGAAATCAAAAATCAGGATCTGCCCCTGCTGAAGGTCAAGGACCTGCATGTCTATTACGGCGCCATCCATGCGGTAAAGGGCATCAGCCTGGAAGTGCACGAGGGCGAAATCGTAACCCTGATTGGCGCCAACGGTGCCGGAAAGTCCACCACCCTGAATACCATTGCCGGACTGCTGAAACCCCGTCAGGGCTCCATTGTCCTGGGCGGCGTCCCCGTGGACGGCACCGGCGCCTCAAAGATGGTTTTCAAGGGTCTCAGCCTTTGTCCCGAAGGCCGGCGCATTTTCCAGCACATGACCGTGCGGGAAAACCTGGAGATGGGCGCCTACAGCCGCCCCAATGAAGAAATCGAATCCTCCCTGGAGGACGTGTTCCGCCGTTTCCCCCGCCTGAAAGAACGGGAAAAGCAGATCGGCGGCACCCTGTCCGGCGGTGAGCAGCAGATGCTGGCCATGGCCCGCGCACTGATGAGCAAGCCGAAGCTGATGATGCTGGACGAGCCTTCCATGGGTCTCGCCCCGATCCTGGTGGATCAGATCTTCGATATCATCCAGGAGCTGCATGAATCCGGCGTGACCATCCTGCTGGTGGAACAGAACGCCCAGATGGCGCTTTCCGTAGCGGACCGCGCCTATGTGCTGGAGACCGGCCGGATCGCCATGTCCGGCGACGCCTCCGAACTCCTGCAGAACGACGACGTCCAGAAAGCCTACCTCGGAAACTGA
- a CDS encoding DUF7507 domain-containing protein: MNRKRLFLALALGVVLVLLCASFALAADRPIKVSMEFSKYKLSGPETITVSITVTNIGDGDLPAPVTLYFPDGSKIDDFGSPTLSVGKSKRWTGDWDVTQEELDAGKVTFSVRYSAYDGPAGDDGEPTLKAHKLNFSKDVTNLGTDPQITVKRTITPTTAQKGQEVSVTYEVTNSGDVEVTSVNIKENAGVSAKSGTIASIAVGATENYTFTTTMGTKDITSAATISFKAGGKSYTKKVESTTIKYGEVKLSATLKADKKGGAPGDTVKLTLTLKNSGTLDFTNVTVTDPILGTVFENQEVKAGKDLTLEKEVTVTETQELQFTVKADESTGKGVETATGRIKITAMDPSQLIALRVEAEADRDVIYKRPGTVRFSVTVHNDSAVEVKNISVKSGDVTLYSFASIPAGQSASFIRDVDANLTNEMSSGTFRFVASCKDQLDQVLTFNSNDIVINYVEQTPAPTEPPQVTPPKPAEEPMPEDQPEPEWLGQAETLADGAKWIFAAVAGILLILLLIGAVRRGKSRSESKKAMDHLDGANYRDYSTAPKRGKRSEISNGGTEEEKPAAEEEKPEAKEEVENTVQSSELMAETLRKLYSDKTEDTAEVVTETVEEAAEEAKEAVAETAAETAEEAVEEVKKAAEEAAGTRRRRGRKQE, translated from the coding sequence ATGAACAGGAAACGTTTATTCCTTGCACTGGCGCTGGGGGTCGTGCTGGTTTTACTTTGCGCGTCTTTTGCGCTGGCGGCGGATAGACCAATCAAGGTCTCCATGGAATTCAGCAAATATAAATTATCCGGACCGGAAACAATCACTGTTTCCATCACGGTAACCAATATCGGGGACGGGGATCTGCCTGCCCCGGTGACGCTGTATTTTCCGGACGGCAGCAAGATCGACGACTTCGGTTCCCCGACGCTTTCTGTCGGAAAGAGCAAGCGCTGGACCGGCGACTGGGACGTGACCCAGGAAGAGCTGGACGCCGGCAAGGTGACCTTCTCCGTACGGTATTCCGCCTATGACGGCCCGGCCGGCGATGACGGAGAACCCACCCTGAAGGCTCACAAGCTGAATTTCTCCAAGGACGTAACCAATCTCGGCACAGATCCGCAGATTACCGTCAAGAGGACGATTACGCCCACCACCGCCCAGAAGGGACAGGAAGTCAGCGTTACCTATGAGGTGACCAACTCCGGCGATGTGGAAGTTACCTCCGTGAACATCAAGGAGAATGCCGGTGTTTCCGCCAAGTCCGGAACCATCGCATCCATTGCTGTCGGCGCGACGGAAAACTATACCTTTACCACCACCATGGGGACAAAGGATATTACCAGCGCGGCGACCATCTCCTTCAAGGCCGGCGGCAAAAGCTACACCAAGAAGGTTGAAAGCACCACGATCAAATACGGTGAAGTGAAGCTTTCCGCCACGCTGAAGGCGGACAAGAAGGGCGGAGCGCCCGGCGATACCGTCAAGCTGACCCTGACGCTGAAGAATTCCGGCACGCTGGACTTTACCAACGTGACCGTAACGGACCCGATCCTGGGCACCGTGTTTGAAAACCAGGAAGTGAAGGCCGGCAAGGACCTCACCCTGGAAAAAGAAGTGACCGTGACCGAAACCCAGGAGCTGCAGTTCACCGTCAAGGCGGACGAGAGCACCGGCAAGGGTGTGGAAACAGCCACCGGCCGGATCAAGATTACCGCCATGGATCCGTCACAGCTGATCGCCCTGAGGGTGGAAGCTGAGGCTGACCGCGACGTGATCTACAAGCGTCCCGGCACCGTCCGTTTCTCCGTGACCGTACATAATGACAGCGCTGTGGAAGTGAAGAACATTTCCGTCAAATCCGGAGATGTCACGCTCTACAGTTTCGCCAGCATTCCGGCCGGACAGAGCGCTTCCTTTATCCGGGATGTGGATGCCAACCTGACTAACGAAATGAGTTCCGGCACCTTCCGGTTTGTTGCCTCCTGCAAGGACCAGCTGGACCAGGTGCTGACCTTCAACAGCAACGATATCGTCATTAATTATGTGGAGCAGACCCCTGCGCCGACCGAGCCGCCGCAGGTGACGCCGCCCAAGCCCGCGGAAGAGCCGATGCCGGAGGACCAGCCTGAACCCGAATGGCTGGGCCAGGCGGAAACGCTGGCTGACGGAGCCAAGTGGATCTTCGCGGCGGTTGCCGGCATCCTGCTGATCCTGCTGCTGATCGGTGCGGTTCGCCGCGGCAAGAGCCGGAGCGAATCCAAGAAGGCTATGGACCATCTGGACGGCGCCAACTACCGTGATTACAGCACGGCGCCGAAGCGCGGCAAGCGGAGTGAGATCTCCAACGGCGGAACCGAGGAGGAAAAGCCTGCTGCCGAAGAGGAAAAGCCCGAGGCGAAGGAAGAAGTGGAGAACACGGTCCAGAGCAGTGAGCTGATGGCCGAAACCCTCCGTAAGCTGTATTCCGACAAGACGGAGGACACGGCGGAAGTTGTGACCGAAACCGTTGAGGAAGCGGCTGAAGAGGCAAAAGAAGCAGTGGCTGAAACGGCTGCCGAGACTGCTGAGGAAGCGGTTGAGGAAGTGAAAAAGGCCGCGGAAGAAGCGGCTGGAACACGCCGCCGCAGAGGCCGCAAACAGGAATAA
- a CDS encoding ABC transporter ATP-binding protein yields MVPVPSHSIVPERDINEIPVLETRHLGIEFGGLKAVDDFNITIGKTEIAGLIGPNGAGKTTVFNLLTKVYEPTSGAVLIDGKDLHGMSIVQASRLGIARTFQNIRLFDKMTVEENVRIGLHNQIKYDMFSGILRLPRYWKQEKRQHERAMELLDIFGMQDLADEVSGSLPYGAQRRLEIVRALATDPKLLLLDEPAAGMNPHETEELMENIAKIRDQFQIAILLIEHDMSLVMGVCEGICVLNFGKIIAKGTADEIQANPDVIEAYLGKKREGGK; encoded by the coding sequence ATGGTTCCGGTTCCTTCTCATTCCATCGTTCCGGAGCGGGACATCAATGAGATCCCGGTGCTGGAAACCCGTCATCTGGGCATTGAGTTCGGCGGACTGAAAGCTGTGGACGACTTCAATATCACCATCGGCAAAACCGAAATCGCCGGCCTGATCGGCCCCAACGGCGCCGGCAAGACCACGGTCTTCAACCTGCTGACCAAGGTGTACGAGCCCACCAGCGGCGCCGTGCTCATCGACGGCAAGGACCTGCACGGCATGAGCATCGTACAGGCTTCACGGCTGGGCATTGCCCGTACCTTCCAGAACATCCGCCTGTTTGACAAGATGACCGTGGAAGAGAACGTGCGAATCGGCCTGCACAACCAGATCAAATATGATATGTTCAGCGGCATCCTGCGGCTGCCCCGTTACTGGAAGCAGGAGAAGCGCCAGCATGAACGGGCTATGGAGCTGCTCGACATCTTCGGCATGCAGGACCTGGCGGATGAAGTATCCGGCAGCCTGCCCTACGGCGCCCAGCGCCGCCTGGAGATTGTCCGCGCCCTGGCCACAGATCCGAAGCTGCTGCTGCTGGACGAGCCTGCTGCGGGCATGAACCCCCATGAAACAGAAGAACTGATGGAGAATATCGCCAAGATCCGGGATCAGTTCCAGATCGCAATTCTCCTGATCGAGCATGACATGAGCCTGGTAATGGGCGTGTGCGAAGGCATCTGCGTCCTGAATTTCGGCAAGATCATTGCCAAGGGCACAGCTGATGAAATCCAGGCGAACCCGGACGTCATCGAAGCGTATCTGGGCAAAAAGAGGGAGGGCGGAAAATGA
- a CDS encoding branched-chain amino acid ABC transporter permease: MIFLDNLINGLSLGSIYAIIALGYTMVYGIAKMLNFAHGDVIMVGAYIAFCGLQYWGIPPVLAFLLAMVVCTILGITIEGLAYRPLRQATSLAVLITAIGMSYLLQNIALMIWGANPKSFPTTFINSTSLHLGKINISSATLITILVSIVIMVLLTLFTSKTKLGKAMRCVSEDRGAAELMGINVNRTISLTFAIGSALAAIAGILLCSSYPILQPTTGSMPGIKAFTAAVFGGIGSIPGAMLGGVLLGIIEIFGKAYISTELGDAIVFAVLIIVLLFKPAGLLGKPMREKV, translated from the coding sequence ATGATTTTTCTGGATAATCTGATTAACGGCCTCAGCCTGGGCAGCATCTATGCCATCATCGCCCTGGGCTATACCATGGTCTACGGCATCGCGAAGATGCTGAACTTCGCCCATGGCGATGTCATCATGGTCGGCGCCTATATCGCTTTCTGCGGCCTGCAGTACTGGGGCATCCCCCCGGTCCTCGCATTCCTGCTGGCCATGGTGGTCTGCACCATCCTGGGCATCACCATCGAAGGGCTGGCTTACCGGCCCCTCCGCCAGGCTACGTCCCTGGCGGTGCTGATCACCGCCATCGGCATGAGCTATCTGCTGCAGAACATCGCGCTGATGATCTGGGGTGCCAACCCCAAGTCCTTCCCCACCACCTTCATCAACAGCACTTCGCTGCACCTGGGGAAGATCAACATTTCCTCCGCAACCCTGATCACCATCCTGGTCAGCATCGTCATCATGGTCCTGCTGACCCTGTTCACCTCCAAGACCAAGCTGGGCAAAGCCATGCGCTGTGTTTCGGAGGACCGGGGCGCGGCTGAGCTGATGGGCATCAATGTGAACCGGACCATTTCCCTCACCTTTGCCATCGGCTCTGCGCTGGCTGCCATCGCCGGCATCCTGCTGTGCTCCTCCTATCCCATCCTGCAGCCCACCACCGGTTCCATGCCGGGTATCAAAGCCTTCACCGCCGCCGTATTCGGCGGAATCGGCTCCATCCCCGGCGCCATGCTGGGCGGCGTACTGCTTGGAATCATCGAGATTTTCGGCAAAGCCTATATTTCAACCGAGCTGGGAGACGCCATCGTCTTCGCCGTGCTGATCATCGTGCTGCTGTTCAAGCCGGCCGGACTGCTGGGCAAGCCCATGCGTGAGAAAGTGTGA
- a CDS encoding branched-chain amino acid ABC transporter permease, producing the protein MTKAKRKRLIYNLITFALVIGAFLILQNMIATKLISRSLKGQLVPICSWIVMAVSLNLVIGFSGELSLGHAGFMSIGAYTGAIVSGWLLAAFDMQDATLRLVLAIVAGGILAGIFGVLIGIPVLRLRGDYLAIVTLAFGEIIRNLVNVLYVGTADGKLRFSFLNKNLPENVTMLVDGAKGAVKIKPISTFTVGFVLIMITLIVVLNLVNSRAGRAIQATRDNRIAAESMGVSVTRYKMMAFVTAAVLAGMAGALYGLNSSTVVPTQFTFNQSINVLVFVVLGGLGNVLGSIISATFLTVLPEVLREFADYRMLVYAVVLILVMIFTNNPTTRAIANRLFAPVKNLFHGKHKEPVGGGDAK; encoded by the coding sequence ATGACAAAAGCAAAACGCAAACGCCTCATCTACAACCTGATCACCTTTGCTCTGGTCATCGGTGCTTTCCTGATCCTCCAGAACATGATCGCCACCAAATTGATCAGCCGTTCCCTGAAGGGACAGCTGGTTCCGATCTGCTCCTGGATCGTGATGGCCGTTTCCCTGAACCTGGTTATCGGCTTCTCCGGAGAACTGAGCCTCGGCCACGCCGGCTTCATGAGCATCGGTGCCTACACGGGCGCCATTGTCAGCGGATGGCTCCTGGCTGCCTTTGATATGCAGGATGCTACCCTGCGGCTTGTTCTGGCCATTGTGGCCGGCGGCATCCTGGCAGGTATTTTCGGCGTGCTGATCGGCATTCCCGTTCTCCGGCTCCGGGGCGACTACCTGGCCATCGTTACTCTGGCCTTCGGTGAAATCATCCGGAACCTGGTGAACGTCCTGTATGTGGGAACAGCCGACGGGAAACTGCGGTTCTCCTTCCTGAACAAGAACCTGCCCGAGAACGTCACCATGCTGGTGGACGGTGCCAAGGGCGCAGTCAAGATCAAGCCGATTTCCACCTTCACCGTGGGCTTCGTCCTGATCATGATCACCCTGATTGTGGTGCTGAACCTGGTCAACTCCCGCGCAGGCCGTGCCATCCAGGCTACCCGGGACAACCGGATCGCCGCTGAATCCATGGGCGTTTCCGTGACCCGCTACAAGATGATGGCCTTCGTGACCGCGGCGGTGCTGGCCGGTATGGCAGGTGCCCTCTACGGACTGAACTCTTCCACCGTGGTTCCCACGCAGTTCACCTTCAACCAGTCCATCAACGTACTGGTCTTCGTGGTACTAGGCGGCCTGGGCAACGTGCTGGGCTCCATCATCTCCGCCACCTTCCTGACTGTGCTGCCGGAAGTCCTGCGTGAATTCGCGGATTATCGCATGCTGGTATATGCGGTGGTGCTGATCCTGGTGATGATCTTCACCAACAACCCGACTACCCGCGCGATCGCCAACCGGCTTTTCGCGCCGGTCAAAAATCTGTTCCACGGAAAACACAAGGAACCCGTCGGAGGAGGTGACGCCAAATGA
- a CDS encoding ABC transporter substrate-binding protein: MRKLIALLLMLALLAGLVSTAAAKTAYTLDIYWIANKDDAAIRAGVEDAINAYLTELYESRQVTANMQVSFHLVPWDPAWTEQAIGALMNDEKIDLIFTADWEGYVQEIQERKLVPLGDLLDNFGSGILASLPADFLEGVKYNGQIYGIPTNKELCVPTGLIVNKTAAAQIGWDPDKDPVRTTEELEPYLAKYKALYPDKYPYLMEQGRWSDEPWGHDWIGLPGDVLSMKFAMDENGKYDETVYSIYETELQEAHIRLMYRWAQLGYIAPDAATYDYNGIFGTGDFLVFTQPLKGNGIKSTEMYAANKAAGVPEFECTEITLQELYKVTCQAGGSMFAIPKSCKKKDVAMQYLNLMHSDATLVNLMLFGQEGVNYIKVNDTQVELVEAANWYGLHGGAWTVGDTALQYVLTSEKPDKNILLQEYGNDAPKTASYGFRFNKKPVKEIVDAMEAVVEEFKLPLMVGAVDPDDPEKGIEAFRKALKEAGIDELKREVEDQYEIWTIETKK; this comes from the coding sequence ATGCGGAAACTGATCGCACTGCTGCTGATGCTTGCGCTGCTGGCCGGACTCGTATCCACAGCAGCGGCGAAGACGGCATACACGCTGGATATTTACTGGATCGCAAACAAGGACGATGCGGCGATCCGTGCCGGGGTGGAAGATGCAATCAATGCGTATCTGACCGAACTGTATGAGAGCCGGCAGGTGACGGCAAACATGCAGGTCTCCTTCCATCTTGTTCCCTGGGATCCGGCCTGGACGGAACAGGCGATCGGCGCGCTGATGAATGATGAGAAGATCGACCTGATCTTTACCGCGGACTGGGAAGGCTATGTGCAGGAAATCCAGGAGCGGAAACTGGTGCCGCTGGGCGACCTGCTGGACAATTTCGGCTCAGGTATTCTGGCGAGCCTGCCGGCGGATTTCCTGGAGGGCGTGAAGTATAACGGGCAGATCTACGGCATTCCCACCAACAAGGAACTGTGCGTTCCCACGGGACTGATTGTAAACAAGACGGCCGCGGCGCAGATCGGCTGGGATCCGGACAAGGATCCGGTCAGGACGACCGAGGAACTGGAACCCTATCTGGCAAAATACAAGGCGCTGTATCCGGATAAATATCCCTATCTGATGGAACAGGGCCGCTGGTCTGATGAACCCTGGGGCCACGACTGGATTGGCCTGCCCGGCGATGTGCTGTCCATGAAGTTCGCGATGGATGAAAACGGAAAATATGATGAGACGGTCTACAGCATCTATGAAACGGAGCTCCAGGAAGCCCATATCCGCCTGATGTACCGGTGGGCGCAGCTGGGCTATATCGCGCCGGACGCCGCTACCTATGACTATAACGGAATCTTCGGTACAGGAGATTTCCTGGTGTTTACCCAGCCCCTGAAGGGAAACGGCATCAAGTCCACGGAAATGTACGCGGCCAACAAGGCGGCAGGCGTGCCGGAGTTTGAATGCACGGAAATTACGCTGCAGGAGCTGTATAAGGTGACCTGCCAGGCCGGCGGTTCCATGTTCGCGATTCCGAAGAGCTGCAAGAAAAAGGACGTCGCCATGCAGTACCTGAACCTGATGCACAGCGATGCGACGCTGGTGAACCTGATGCTTTTCGGTCAGGAGGGCGTCAACTACATCAAGGTGAATGACACGCAGGTGGAGCTGGTGGAGGCCGCCAACTGGTACGGCCTGCACGGCGGAGCCTGGACCGTCGGGGATACTGCGCTCCAGTATGTGCTGACGTCAGAAAAACCGGACAAGAATATCCTGCTGCAGGAATATGGAAACGATGCGCCGAAGACGGCGTCCTATGGTTTCCGGTTCAACAAGAAACCGGTGAAGGAGATCGTGGACGCGATGGAAGCGGTTGTGGAAGAGTTCAAGCTTCCGCTGATGGTCGGCGCGGTGGATCCGGACGATCCGGAGAAGGGCATCGAAGCTTTCCGGAAAGCCCTGAAGGAAGCCGGAATTGACGAACTGAAACGGGAAGTGGAAGACCAGTACGAGATCTGGACCATTGAGACAAAAAAGTAA
- a CDS encoding FeoB-associated Cys-rich membrane protein produces MNIWDIMIVLMIAGIAAFAFYRTRKRKAEGKSSCCGTCGNCSLCNASCAARRDQKS; encoded by the coding sequence ATGAATATCTGGGATATCATGATTGTACTTATGATCGCCGGTATCGCAGCCTTCGCTTTTTACCGCACCCGTAAAAGAAAGGCAGAAGGAAAAAGCAGCTGCTGCGGCACCTGCGGCAACTGCTCCCTGTGCAACGCCTCCTGCGCTGCACGGCGTGACCAGAAGTCATAA
- a CDS encoding ABC transporter substrate-binding protein codes for MKKLIAMVLALMLALSVCSAFAEEAVTLKIAHIGPTTGAAALYGLATQHGAEIAVDEINAAGGKFTIELINEDDEHNVEKVINAYNAALDAGAQMILGSTTSKPCEAAGAQGYTDRVFFLTPSASSTAVIEDKDNVFQVCFTDPNQGSASAQYIADHKLGTKVAVIYNNADVYSTGIRDTFVKTGAELGLEIVSEETFTDETTDFTVQVGKAQEAGAEIVFLPMYYTPASLILKTAADKNYKPIFFGVDGMDGILSVEGFDTSLAEGVMLLTPFVATSEDEKVKSFVAKYQEKFNETPIQFAADAYDGIYILVAAAEKAGITSDMAPEDACDLLIEAMKEIEVTGLTGTMTWDESGAVTKTPMAATIVNGVYVFED; via the coding sequence ATGAAGAAGCTTATCGCTATGGTCCTCGCCCTTATGCTGGCACTGTCTGTCTGCTCCGCCTTTGCTGAAGAGGCAGTCACCCTGAAGATTGCCCATATCGGACCGACCACCGGTGCCGCCGCCCTGTACGGCCTGGCCACCCAGCACGGTGCCGAAATCGCCGTGGATGAAATCAATGCCGCAGGCGGCAAATTCACCATTGAACTGATTAACGAAGACGACGAGCACAACGTTGAAAAAGTTATCAACGCTTACAACGCCGCGCTGGACGCCGGTGCCCAGATGATCCTGGGATCCACCACCTCCAAGCCCTGCGAAGCCGCCGGTGCCCAGGGATACACCGACCGTGTATTCTTCCTGACCCCCTCCGCTTCCTCCACCGCTGTTATCGAGGATAAGGACAACGTCTTCCAGGTTTGCTTCACCGACCCGAACCAGGGCTCCGCTTCCGCGCAGTACATTGCCGATCACAAGCTGGGCACCAAGGTCGCCGTGATCTACAACAACGCCGACGTGTACTCCACCGGTATCCGCGACACCTTCGTGAAGACGGGTGCTGAGCTGGGTCTGGAAATCGTCAGCGAAGAAACCTTCACCGATGAAACCACGGACTTCACCGTTCAGGTTGGCAAGGCCCAGGAAGCCGGCGCTGAAATCGTCTTCCTGCCCATGTACTACACCCCCGCTTCCCTGATCCTGAAGACCGCTGCCGACAAAAACTACAAGCCGATCTTCTTCGGCGTGGACGGCATGGACGGCATCCTGAGCGTGGAAGGCTTCGACACCTCCCTGGCGGAAGGCGTCATGCTGCTGACTCCCTTTGTTGCCACCTCTGAAGACGAGAAGGTCAAGAGCTTCGTTGCCAAGTATCAGGAGAAGTTCAACGAGACCCCCATCCAGTTCGCGGCGGATGCTTATGACGGCATCTACATCCTGGTTGCTGCCGCTGAAAAAGCCGGCATCACCTCCGATATGGCTCCCGAAGATGCCTGCGACCTGCTGATTGAGGCTATGAAGGAAATCGAAGTTACCGGTCTGACCGGCACCATGACCTGGGACGAGTCCGGCGCTGTTACCAAGACGCCTATGGCCGCTACCATCGTCAACGGTGTGTACGTCTTCGAAGACTGA
- the feoB gene encoding ferrous iron transport protein B: MQLNALHPGQSAVIEAVGGEGALRQHFLDMGVIPGTEVTVIKLAPMGDPMELRIHGYELTLRLADAEQIEISPVSRKAADEEKKAQRSQEHPGLGEEGRFHPRGSGDPLPDGTRLTFALVGNQNSGKTTLFNQLTGSNQHVGNFPGVTVDRKDGVIRGHSDTLVTDLPGIYSMSPYSSEELVSRDFVLREHPKAIINIVDATNIERNLYLTMQLLEMNIPMVVALNMMDELRGNGGTVDVNVMEAMLGVPVVPISAAKNEGVDELIRHAIHVAKYQEKPVEQDFCGIEDHGGAVHRALHAVSVLIQDHAERARLPVRFSASKLIVGDPLLADQLELDENERETLDHLVLQMEKERGMDRSASIADMRFAFIRKVCDASVIKPKESKERIRSEKIDRILTGKHTAIPLFILIMALVFFLTFFLIGPFFQDLLEGGIDMLKTGVQKGMEAVNVNDRIQSLVLDGIFEGVGTVVSFLPIIVILFFFLSLLEDSGYVARVAFVMDKLLRRIGLSGRSIVPMLIGFGCTVPAVMSTRTLPSDRDRRMTILLTPFMSCTAKMPIYGFFVSAFFPQYGWLIITALYLLGILTGIAAAFLFKNTLFKGEAVPFVMELPNYRFPSPRNVAQLLWEKSKDFLHRAFSVILIATIVVWFLKSFDFRLNLVTDSHESILAAVAGLLVPIMTPVGLGDWRIVTSLISGFMAKESVVSVMETLFGGGLAALGSVTAASMLAFSLLYTPCVAAIAAIRRELGRKWALGVVLWQCAIAWVAALIIRLIGLIF; this comes from the coding sequence ATGCAACTGAACGCGCTGCACCCCGGTCAGTCCGCCGTTATCGAAGCCGTCGGCGGTGAAGGCGCCCTGCGTCAGCACTTCCTGGACATGGGCGTTATTCCCGGAACGGAAGTTACTGTTATCAAACTGGCTCCCATGGGAGACCCCATGGAGCTGCGGATCCACGGCTATGAGCTGACCCTCCGCCTTGCAGACGCGGAGCAGATAGAGATTTCCCCGGTCAGCCGGAAAGCCGCTGACGAGGAAAAGAAAGCCCAGCGTTCCCAGGAGCATCCCGGCCTGGGTGAAGAAGGCCGTTTCCATCCCCGGGGCAGCGGTGATCCGCTGCCGGACGGCACCAGGCTGACCTTCGCCCTGGTGGGCAACCAGAACAGCGGCAAGACCACCCTGTTCAACCAGCTGACCGGTTCCAACCAGCACGTGGGCAATTTTCCCGGCGTCACCGTGGACCGCAAGGACGGCGTAATCCGCGGTCACAGCGATACGCTGGTCACCGACCTTCCCGGCATTTACTCCATGTCTCCCTACTCCAGCGAGGAGCTGGTTTCCCGGGACTTTGTCCTCCGGGAGCATCCGAAAGCCATTATCAACATCGTGGACGCCACCAATATCGAGCGCAACCTGTACCTGACCATGCAGCTGCTGGAAATGAACATCCCGATGGTGGTTGCCCTGAATATGATGGACGAGCTGCGGGGCAACGGCGGCACCGTGGACGTGAACGTCATGGAAGCCATGCTGGGCGTTCCGGTGGTGCCAATTTCCGCCGCCAAGAACGAAGGCGTGGACGAACTGATCCGCCACGCCATCCACGTGGCAAAGTACCAGGAAAAGCCCGTGGAACAGGACTTCTGCGGTATTGAGGATCACGGCGGCGCCGTTCACCGCGCGCTGCATGCCGTCAGCGTCCTGATCCAGGACCATGCGGAACGCGCCAGGCTGCCCGTCCGCTTCTCCGCCAGCAAGCTGATCGTCGGCGACCCGCTGCTGGCAGACCAGCTGGAGCTGGATGAAAACGAGCGGGAAACCCTGGACCACCTGGTCCTGCAAATGGAAAAGGAGCGCGGCATGGACCGCAGCGCGTCCATAGCCGATATGCGGTTTGCCTTCATCCGGAAGGTTTGCGACGCTTCCGTCATCAAGCCGAAGGAAAGCAAGGAACGGATCCGGAGCGAGAAAATCGACCGGATCCTGACCGGAAAGCATACCGCCATTCCCCTCTTCATCCTGATCATGGCGCTGGTCTTTTTCCTGACCTTCTTCCTGATCGGCCCCTTCTTCCAGGACCTGCTCGAGGGCGGTATCGACATGCTGAAGACCGGCGTGCAGAAGGGCATGGAAGCCGTGAATGTCAACGACCGGATCCAGAGCCTGGTGCTGGACGGTATCTTTGAAGGCGTGGGCACTGTGGTCAGCTTCCTGCCGATCATCGTGATCCTGTTCTTCTTCCTGTCCCTGCTGGAGGACAGCGGCTATGTCGCCCGGGTTGCCTTTGTGATGGACAAACTGCTGCGGCGTATCGGCCTGTCCGGCCGGAGCATCGTGCCGATGCTGATCGGCTTCGGCTGCACCGTGCCGGCTGTCATGTCCACCCGGACCCTGCCCAGCGACCGGGACCGCCGGATGACTATCCTGCTGACCCCCTTCATGTCCTGTACCGCCAAGATGCCGATCTACGGCTTCTTCGTCAGCGCCTTTTTCCCGCAGTACGGCTGGCTGATCATTACCGCCCTGTACCTGCTGGGCATCCTGACCGGCATTGCCGCGGCGTTCCTGTTCAAGAACACCCTGTTCAAGGGCGAAGCGGTTCCCTTTGTGATGGAGCTGCCGAATTACCGTTTCCCCAGTCCCCGGAACGTGGCCCAGCTGCTTTGGGAAAAGTCCAAGGATTTCCTGCACCGCGCCTTCTCCGTTATCCTGATTGCCACCATCGTCGTCTGGTTCCTGAAGAGCTTTGACTTCCGGCTGAACCTGGTGACCGATTCCCATGAAAGCATCCTGGCCGCCGTGGCCGGCCTGCTGGTGCCGATCATGACTCCCGTGGGCCTCGGCGACTGGCGCATCGTCACCTCGCTGATCAGCGGCTTCATGGCCAAGGAAAGCGTGGTCTCCGTCATGGAAACCCTCTTCGGCGGCGGACTGGCCGCCCTCGGTTCCGTCACCGCCGCCTCCATGCTGGCCTTCAGTCTCCTGTATACCCCCTGCGTGGCAGCCATCGCCGCCATCCGCCGGGAACTGGGACGCAAGTGGGCGCTGGGCGTGGTCCTCTGGCAGTGCGCCATCGCCTGGGTCGCCGCCCTGATTATCCGGCTCATCGGACTGATTTTCTGA